A region from the Equus asinus isolate D_3611 breed Donkey chromosome 3, EquAss-T2T_v2, whole genome shotgun sequence genome encodes:
- the PGCKA1 gene encoding uncharacterized protein C4orf19 homolog, with translation MGCRCCKMIQSYLFDPVQVPSPGYVNEVNSCKLDEDDTVKLKGKQSSEVLVHTNDLQGEGLKRSASRNRTAGPQEPWPHQGLLPQEDTGGGHCAEKTDGAINGIGPVAALPPTGDPGPHQGNWGSWASTSNSIHPAQPFLEEGGAGEQNCVLPGSEETGVIQNGDSRAPSKAEHPALEVQDHVLQIPAPDYPQLWGSAVDNVDHEEKDYLFKSHTAEEPQEETHPSVGEHGSNVPFSRKRSWDSLNEAVATEVLSVYFKEEDPAQPVPVVDSRNRWEDDLGSTGDGSGEMADEDAAVAEALAALEAATAGEDVDEAD, from the exons ATGGGGTGCAGGTGCTGTAAAATGATACAAAG CTATCTCTTTGATCCAGTTCAAGTGCCCTCCCCTGGCTATGTCAACGAAGTGAACAGCTGCAAGTTGGATGAAGATGACACTGTTAAATTAAAAGGCAAGCAGAGCAGCGAAGTCCTGGTGCATACAAACGACCTTCAGGGTGAGGGCTTGAAGAGGTCGGCAAGCAGAAACAGAACAGCTGGTCCACAGGAGCCTTGGCCTCACCAAGGACTGCTCCCTCAGGAGGACACCGGAGGGGGACACTGTGCAGAGAAGACTGATGGTGCCATCAATGGCATTGGCCCTGTTGCTGCTTTGCCACCCACTGGGGATCCTGGGCCCCACCAGGGTAACTGGGGCTCCTGGGCCAGTACCTCAAACAGCATTCACCCAGCTCAACCCTTCCTTGAAGAAGGGGGCGCGGGGGAACAGAACTGTGTGCTGCCGGGCTCAGAGGAGACCGGAGTCATCCAAAATGGAGACTCCAGAGCTCCTTCCAAAGCAGAACACCCTGCCTTGGAAGTACAAGACCACGTCCTCCAGATACCAGCCCCAGATTACCCTCAACTTTGGGGCTCAGCTGTAGACAACGTTGATCATGAAGAGAAAGATTATCTTTTCAAGAGCCATACTGCGGAGGAGCCCCAGGAGGAAACCCACCCCAGCGTGGGGGAGCACGGTTCGAACGTGCCCTTCTCCAGGAAAAGAAGCTGGGATTCCTTAAACGAGGCCGTGGCAACGGAAGTTTTAAGTGTCTACTTTAAAGAAGAGGATCCTGCTCAGCCCGTGCCTGTGGTCGATTCGAGAAACAGGTGGGAGGACGACCTTGGCTCCACTGGAGACGGGAGTGGGGAGATGGCAGACGAGGACGCGGCAGTGGCGGAAGCCCTGGCGGCTTTAGAAGCGGCGACTGCAGGAGAAGATGTGGATGAGGCAGATTAG